GAGGACGAGCTGGTCGAGCTCCTGCAGCCGTTCGACGTCATCGTCGCCATGCGGGAGCGCACGGCGTTCCCGCGTAGCCTGCTGGCCCGGCTGCCGGCCGTGCGGCTGCTGGTGACCACCGGGGCGCGTAACGCCGCGATCGACAAGGCGGCCTGCTCCGAGCTGGGGATCGTCGTGTCGGGGACGACGGGCGGCGGGTCGCCGGTGGTCGAGCTGGCCTGGGCGCTGATCCTGGCCACGGTGCGCGACCTGCCCGGCCGAGTCGGCTCGATGGCCGCCGGCGAGTGGCAGCCGACGGTGGGCTCCGAGCTCGAGGGGCGCACCCTCGGGCTGGTCGGCCTCGGGCACACCGGCGGACGGATGGCCCGCATCGCCGCTGCCTTCGGCATGGAGGTGCTGGCCTGGAGCCCGCACCTGACGCCGAAGCGCGCCGCCACGCGCGGGGGGCGGTACGTCGACAAGGACGAGCTGCTCCGGCGTTCCCACGTCGTGTCGTTGCACCTGGTGCTCTCCGACCAGACCCGCGGTGTCGTCGGGGAGCCCGAGCTGGCCGCGATGCGCCCGGACGCCTGGCTGGTCAACACCAGCCGGGGCCCGCTGTGCGACGAGCCGGCTCCGCGGCGAGCGTGCGCCGAGGGCTGGATCGCCGGCGTTGCGCTGGATGTCCACGCAGCGGAACCGCTGCCCGCCGATCACCCGTTGCGGAGCGAGCCTCGCGCACTGCTCACCCCGCACGTCGGGTACGTCACCTGGGAGTCGTACCGGCGGTGGTACGGCGACGTCGTCGAGGACATCGTCGCCTTCGCCGGCGGGGCCCCGCTGCGGGTACTCAACGGCTGAGTCCCCGCCGCCTCTGTGGGCGTCAGCTCGTCGCGTCGTCGTCCTCGGCGAGCAGCCGGTAGAGGTCGCGGCGCAGCTGGGTCACCAGCTCCTCGGCGCGGGTGATCTGGGCGTCGCTGCCAGCGGAGACGACCTGCATCAGGGCCGCCGCGACCTGCCGTGCGCTCTCGTGCAGCCGGGTGACGCCCGCATCGGCGTCGTCCGCCATGGCCTGCCACGGCGCCTGCTGGCCGGTGGCCACCAGCCGCTCGGCCGCGGCCCGTCCGTCGTCGGTGAGTTGGAAGACACGCCGGCCATCGGCCTCGTCGGCGCGGACCAGGCCCTCGTCCTCCAGCTGCTGCAGGGTGGGGTAGACCGAGCCGGGGCTGGGCCGCCACACGCCGCCGCTGCGCTCGGTCAGCTCGGTGATGATCTGGTAGCCGTGCATGGGCTGCTCACCGAGCAGGGTGATGATCGCGGTTCGGACGTCGCCACGCCGCGGTCGGGGACGGCGTCCACCAGGACCGCCGCCCCAAGGAGGCCCGCCGAGCCAGCCGCCGGGGCCGCCGGCCCACGGGCCGGGACCGTGCCGGTGCCCGCGTCGACGGCGCTGGGCGCCCTCGGCCGGGCCGTCCATCTGGGCCATCCAGAAGGGTCTGAACTGGGGGAAGCCCCCCGGGGGAAGTGCTGAGCTGTAGCTCATGGATCTCTCCGATTCTTGTCTGGGTCACTCTCTGATCCGTAAGCTCACGATATATCGCGAACTGCCATCCGTCAAGGATCGGTCGTGACAGACTCGACCTGCGGGTCGGAGGAGGGTGGCGTGGCCTCGAGGCGAGCGGTGGTCGGCGGTGTGGCTTCGGGAGCAGCTGCCGGGGTCGGCGTGGTGGCGTGGTGGGCTGCCCGGCAGCTCGGAACCCCGCGCGCTGCCGTCGGGTTCGAGCTGAGCGAGGACGAGCTCGACCGCGCGGTCGCCTTTCTGGATGCGCACCCGGCGATCGACACGCATGCCCATCCCGGGCGCAGCTTCGTGCGCGGTGCCGAGCACCTCACCTGGAAGCTGCGGCTGTACGCGTCGCGCGGCTCGTTCGAGAACCGGGCGATCGCCGACCTGCAGCGGGGCCACGTGGCCGCTGCCTGCTTCTCGGCGGTGTCCGACTTCCCGACCCTCGACGCCCGTGGCGGGACGCTCACCCCGGTGCGCGACTTCGATCCGGGTGAGGCGTGGGCCTACTACCGCACGCAGCTGGCGAACCTCCGAGCACTGGTCGCGAGCGGGGACGTCGCCTGGGTGCGGGCTCCGGACGACGTGGCCGCGGCCCGGGCGGCCGGCCAGGTTGGGGCGATCCTCGGCGTCGAGGGGGCGGACTTCCTTCAGGACGACTTGGGGCGGGTCGAGCAGTGCTTCGCCGACGGGGTCCGGGTGCTGACCCTGGTGCACTACTTCCGCGGTGGCGTGATCGGTGACGTCATGACCGCCCCACCGGTGCACGGTGGGCTCACGCCGTTCGGGCGGGACGTCGTCCAGGAGATGAACCGGGTCGGGCTGGTCGTCGACGTGTCGCACTCCTCGGAGCGGACGGCGTACGACGCGCTCGAGGTGTCGACCAAGCCGCTGCTGATCACTCACACGGACGTCGCCGAGGGCGGCTTGGACAATCCCCGTTTCGTCTCCGAGGGGCTGGCCCGCTCGGTGGCCGGGGCCGGCGGGGCGGTCGGGGCCT
This is a stretch of genomic DNA from Actinomycetes bacterium. It encodes these proteins:
- a CDS encoding membrane dipeptidase, which codes for MASRRAVVGGVASGAAAGVGVVAWWAARQLGTPRAAVGFELSEDELDRAVAFLDAHPAIDTHAHPGRSFVRGAEHLTWKLRLYASRGSFENRAIADLQRGHVAAACFSAVSDFPTLDARGGTLTPVRDFDPGEAWAYYRTQLANLRALVASGDVAWVRAPDDVAAARAAGQVGAILGVEGADFLQDDLGRVEQCFADGVRVLTLVHYFRGGVIGDVMTAPPVHGGLTPFGRDVVQEMNRVGLVVDVSHSSERTAYDALEVSTKPLLITHTDVAEGGLDNPRFVSEGLARSVAGAGGAVGAWPAGIRLGTLEDFVERIVALVDLLGEDHVCIGTDMDANHKPVFETYAKMPLVVGGLLRRGMSEEALTKVVGGNFLRVFADVLTP
- a CDS encoding D-2-hydroxyacid dehydrogenase family protein; translated protein: MRIWVLDDLERAALAAADWTPVTALGDLAVVNRHVDDEDELVELLQPFDVIVAMRERTAFPRSLLARLPAVRLLVTTGARNAAIDKAACSELGIVVSGTTGGGSPVVELAWALILATVRDLPGRVGSMAAGEWQPTVGSELEGRTLGLVGLGHTGGRMARIAAAFGMEVLAWSPHLTPKRAATRGGRYVDKDELLRRSHVVSLHLVLSDQTRGVVGEPELAAMRPDAWLVNTSRGPLCDEPAPRRACAEGWIAGVALDVHAAEPLPADHPLRSEPRALLTPHVGYVTWESYRRWYGDVVEDIVAFAGGAPLRVLNG
- a CDS encoding PadR family transcriptional regulator, producing MSYSSALPPGGFPQFRPFWMAQMDGPAEGAQRRRRGHRHGPGPWAGGPGGWLGGPPWGGGPGGRRPRPRRGDVRTAIITLLGEQPMHGYQIITELTERSGGVWRPSPGSVYPTLQQLEDEGLVRADEADGRRVFQLTDDGRAAAERLVATGQQAPWQAMADDADAGVTRLHESARQVAAALMQVVSAGSDAQITRAEELVTQLRRDLYRLLAEDDDATS